A section of the Clostridium felsineum DSM 794 genome encodes:
- a CDS encoding ABC transporter ATP-binding protein produces the protein MPDYIIQAENICKSVGLENEKIEILKDINFKVERGEYVAIMGPSGSGKSTLLGILACIDKASKGKIMINYVDIKKLNQNKLTEFRNENIGIVFQSFNLISTLNAEENVEIPLFFSKKGIDAKSKVNELIDIVGLKDKKKSLPNQLSGGEQQRIAIARALAGEPKILLADEPTGALDSKNGKVVLDIFDKFREKYNMTIIMITHDRKVAERADRILYMQDGTLKSAEEI, from the coding sequence ATGCCAGATTATATAATACAAGCAGAAAATATCTGTAAATCTGTAGGATTAGAGAATGAAAAAATTGAAATTTTAAAAGATATAAATTTTAAAGTGGAAAGAGGAGAATATGTGGCTATAATGGGTCCTAGTGGAAGTGGTAAAAGCACGCTGCTAGGTATATTAGCTTGTATAGACAAGGCAAGCAAAGGAAAAATCATGATTAATTACGTGGATATAAAGAAACTAAATCAAAACAAATTAACCGAATTTAGAAATGAAAATATAGGTATAGTATTTCAATCCTTTAATTTAATTTCAACTTTAAATGCAGAGGAAAATGTTGAAATACCTTTATTTTTTTCTAAAAAGGGAATTGATGCTAAAAGTAAAGTTAATGAACTAATAGATATTGTGGGATTAAAGGATAAAAAGAAATCTTTGCCTAATCAATTATCCGGAGGGGAACAACAAAGGATTGCTATAGCAAGGGCACTAGCAGGAGAACCTAAAATTTTACTGGCAGATGAGCCGACAGGAGCATTAGACAGTAAAAATGGCAAAGTTGTTTTAGATATCTTTGATAAATTCAGGGAAAAATACAATATGACTATTATAATGATAACTCATGATAGAAAAGTTGCAGAGAGAGCAGATAGAATATTGTACATGCAGGATGGGACTTTAAAAAGTGCGGAGGAAATATGA
- a CDS encoding dipeptide epimerase: MVIKDIVIGHLSVPLKKPFKTAVRSVNSVDDVIVKIVTDTGSVGFGSAASTALVTGDTTESIKGAIENYIKKSIVGMDIENLEAIFIKLDNSIVGNTSAKAAVDIALYDLYGQAYKAPLYKLLGGFRKKLKTDITISVNSPEEMARDSIEAIKLGYKTLKIKVGKDSRLDMDRMRAIRKAVGYEVNLRIDANQGWQPKEAIRTLNELYEEGLRVELVEQPVKAWDLEGLKLVTDNVSIPVMADESVFSPKDAAKVMEMRAADLINIKLMKTGGIHNALKVCSLAEVYGMECMLGCMLEGKVSVTAAVHLAAAKSVITKIDLDGPVLCSRDDVLGGASYDNSNIALTEGYGLGIKGINNLK, translated from the coding sequence ATGGTAATTAAAGATATAGTCATAGGACATTTATCTGTACCATTAAAAAAGCCATTTAAGACAGCAGTGAGAAGCGTAAATAGTGTAGATGACGTAATAGTAAAAATAGTAACAGATACAGGAAGTGTGGGCTTTGGAAGTGCGGCTTCAACAGCATTAGTTACAGGTGATACAACAGAGTCTATAAAAGGTGCAATAGAAAATTACATAAAAAAGAGTATAGTAGGTATGGACATTGAAAATCTTGAAGCTATTTTTATAAAGTTGGACAACTCAATAGTAGGAAATACCAGTGCCAAAGCCGCCGTTGATATTGCACTTTATGATTTATACGGACAGGCATATAAAGCACCTTTGTACAAACTTTTAGGAGGCTTTAGAAAGAAGCTCAAAACTGATATTACAATAAGCGTAAATTCGCCAGAGGAAATGGCTAGAGATAGTATAGAGGCTATAAAGCTTGGATATAAAACTTTAAAAATAAAAGTTGGTAAGGATTCAAGACTTGATATGGACAGAATGAGGGCAATAAGGAAGGCGGTTGGTTATGAGGTAAACCTAAGAATAGATGCCAATCAAGGCTGGCAACCTAAAGAAGCTATAAGAACTTTAAATGAGCTTTACGAGGAAGGTTTAAGAGTAGAGCTAGTAGAACAGCCTGTTAAGGCATGGGATTTAGAAGGTTTAAAGCTGGTAACTGATAATGTTAGTATTCCTGTTATGGCAGATGAGAGTGTATTTTCTCCTAAGGATGCAGCAAAGGTTATGGAAATGAGAGCAGCTGATTTAATAAATATAAAGCTTATGAAAACAGGGGGAATACATAATGCACTTAAGGTATGTTCCTTAGCTGAAGTTTATGGAATGGAGTGTATGCTAGGGTGTATGCTTGAGGGTAAAGTTAGTGTTACAGCCGCAGTTCATTTAGCAGCAGCTAAAAGTGTAATAACAAAAATTGATTTAGACGGTCCTGTACTTTGTAGTAGAGATGACGTTTTAGGTGGGGCAAGCTATGATAATAGCAATATAGCATTAACAGAAGGGTATGGACTAGGGATTAAAGGAATAAATAATTTAAAATGA
- a CDS encoding MurR/RpiR family transcriptional regulator yields MYGSLIRIREIINDLNPSEKKIAEYILNKPKEISDLSIKDLADKSGSSQSAVVRLCKILNYKGYKEFRIMIAKDTASKVEGDSRYTDINPKDDLDTIIKNISYNNKKSIDNTMEVLSAKEIETAVNVISKADRIDFYGIGASYIVALDAFQKFMRINKNVRATSDTHLQVECASNLRKGDVAVAISYSGETRDTFESIKVAKEAGATTISITKFGSNSISDLCDINLFVLSPEITFRSGAMSSRIAQLNVIDILFTSVAGRMLKDVKTFLENTRKSTKGKRIK; encoded by the coding sequence ATGTACGGAAGTTTAATTCGTATACGAGAAATAATCAATGATTTAAATCCATCAGAAAAGAAAATAGCAGAATATATTTTAAATAAGCCTAAGGAAATTTCAGATTTATCCATAAAGGATCTTGCAGATAAAAGTGGCTCTTCACAATCAGCAGTAGTCAGGCTTTGCAAAATTTTAAATTACAAGGGTTATAAAGAATTCAGAATAATGATAGCTAAGGATACTGCATCAAAGGTTGAGGGCGATAGTAGGTATACGGATATAAATCCAAAGGATGATTTAGATACTATAATAAAAAATATAAGCTACAATAACAAAAAGTCTATAGATAATACTATGGAGGTGCTATCCGCTAAAGAGATCGAAACCGCGGTAAATGTAATTTCAAAGGCAGATAGGATTGATTTTTATGGCATAGGAGCTTCTTATATAGTAGCGTTAGATGCATTTCAAAAGTTTATGAGAATAAATAAAAATGTAAGAGCCACTTCAGATACCCATCTTCAAGTGGAATGTGCTTCTAATCTTAGAAAAGGAGATGTAGCTGTTGCAATTTCCTATTCAGGAGAAACTAGAGATACCTTTGAATCCATTAAAGTGGCAAAAGAAGCTGGTGCAACTACTATAAGTATAACTAAGTTTGGAAGTAATTCTATAAGTGATTTGTGTGATATAAACTTATTTGTTTTATCTCCAGAAATCACCTTTAGGAGTGGTGCTATGTCCTCAAGAATAGCTCAGTTAAATGTTATAGATATACTCTTTACCTCTGTTGCAGGTCGTATGTTAAAAGATGTTAAGACGTTTCTTGAAAACACAAGGAAGTCAACAAAGGGAAAGAGAATTAAGTAG
- a CDS encoding serine hydrolase codes for MYDLKALDNAIKNILALRCEDISLVFLDLNNTSNYIYINENKIFPSASTIKVLILAEALNEVLNGKLSLDAPIEVKTSDKVPYSILTSLTNNKYPLIDLLTLMIISSDNTASNILIDLLTMDSINNYGQSIGLKNTSLKRKMMDSKAVQRGMDNLTSAFDMLTLFKKIYNHELLNPKMCNLILKILGANTDQEVLLRYLEADIRCAHKTGDLSNLNHDIGVFKTKTSEYILGVFVRNADFNYVAKDLIGKVSKIVYDFLTCI; via the coding sequence TTGTACGATCTTAAAGCTTTAGATAATGCTATTAAAAATATTCTAGCTTTACGCTGTGAAGACATTTCATTGGTTTTTTTAGATTTGAATAACACTTCAAACTATATATATATTAATGAAAATAAAATATTTCCTTCTGCCAGCACTATAAAAGTACTAATACTAGCAGAAGCCTTAAATGAAGTTCTTAATGGGAAGCTTTCTTTAGATGCACCAATTGAAGTAAAAACCTCAGATAAAGTACCTTACAGTATATTAACCTCCCTTACTAATAATAAATACCCTCTTATAGATCTTTTAACTCTCATGATTATATCCAGTGACAATACTGCTTCAAACATTTTAATAGACCTTTTAACAATGGATTCTATAAACAACTATGGACAAAGCATCGGTTTAAAAAATACTTCTTTAAAAAGAAAAATGATGGATTCTAAAGCTGTACAAAGAGGAATGGACAACCTAACCAGTGCCTTTGATATGTTAACTTTATTTAAAAAAATATATAATCATGAGCTTCTAAATCCTAAAATGTGTAATTTAATACTAAAAATTTTAGGTGCTAATACTGATCAGGAGGTTCTTTTAAGATATTTAGAGGCGGATATACGCTGTGCACACAAAACTGGTGACCTTTCCAATTTAAATCATGACATTGGGGTATTTAAAACAAAAACCTCAGAATATATACTAGGAGTATTTGTTCGAAATGCTGATTTTAATTATGTGGCTAAAGACCTTATAGGTAAGGTTTCTAAAATAGTTTATGATTTTTTAACTTGTATTTAA
- the nagB gene encoding glucosamine-6-phosphate deaminase gives MKIVTVDDYSEMSKFAAKIVASQVILKDNSVLGLATGDTPLQMYRELINLYNEEELDFSKITTFNLDEYYGISEDNPHSYHYYMKNNFFKFINIADSNINILDGKTKNIEDECKAYDNKIAAAGGIDLQVLGIGVNGHIGFNEPDVNFEAETHLVKLDKKTVESNARFFASKEDVPISALSMGIKTIMQSRKILLLASGPKKAEAVFKMLKEKISPELPASILQLHNDTTVIVDKAASSML, from the coding sequence TTGAAAATAGTAACTGTTGATGATTATAGTGAGATGAGCAAATTTGCTGCTAAAATAGTTGCAAGCCAAGTAATCTTAAAGGATAACAGTGTCCTTGGTTTAGCAACTGGCGACACACCTCTTCAGATGTATAGAGAACTTATAAATTTATATAATGAAGAGGAACTAGACTTTTCAAAAATAACTACTTTTAATCTTGATGAATATTACGGTATTTCAGAAGATAACCCTCACAGTTATCACTACTACATGAAGAATAATTTTTTTAAATTTATAAACATAGCTGATTCTAATATAAACATACTTGATGGAAAGACTAAAAATATTGAGGACGAATGTAAAGCCTATGACAATAAAATAGCAGCTGCTGGTGGCATTGACCTTCAAGTTTTGGGCATTGGAGTAAATGGTCATATAGGCTTCAACGAGCCGGATGTGAACTTTGAAGCAGAAACTCATTTAGTAAAATTAGATAAAAAAACTGTAGAATCCAATGCAAGATTTTTTGCATCAAAAGAAGATGTACCCATTTCTGCTTTAAGTATGGGAATAAAAACAATAATGCAATCTAGAAAAATACTATTACTGGCAAGTGGTCCTAAAAAAGCTGAGGCAGTTTTTAAAATGCTTAAGGAAAAAATATCTCCAGAGCTTCCCGCTTCAATACTTCAACTTCATAATGATACTACTGTAATTGTTGATAAGGCTGCAAGTAGTATGTTGTAG
- a CDS encoding TNT domain-containing protein: MADKIKMEYMIMDSMTSEFRKMGGNLDNITKDLNKILVSLELSYISAASLIMCQNITDSLKIGKQITNNIYKLSIKLNDAKVAFANSDKDLAAAMGLASGAVLYRGNDDEDLNKVLKETDKTTKEVDGLLKEFDKFEKEEEIEKKAWYNKPAKEDIFDKVEYWFTGKKPRVRTQGEEVIAAQYTEMAFSNQNFAAELQSEFEIGARGLASMDRINEVMENSEEMPVVNVGKNQGISNINNKYSLSGQEHYDALKSIFGNGNVEWTSRNTISNYEKLKLSNWSWPPNDELYLKYKDVYNNDLYYNQVTGNINWPPNNGFVDEFPGYEILNSGILLDRYGEPTGNFFAPASDSYEIRALAPHSETANHYYYRATKDFEVTSGKAAPWFGSPGGAKQYIKYNEDGKIYTINELMDKGLIEDITDMVKKGLEK, translated from the coding sequence TTGGCTGACAAAATAAAAATGGAATATATGATTATGGATTCTATGACCTCGGAATTTCGTAAAATGGGTGGTAATTTAGATAACATAACAAAGGATTTAAATAAGATATTAGTTTCACTTGAATTATCATACATATCAGCTGCATCACTAATTATGTGTCAAAACATAACGGATTCTTTAAAGATAGGAAAGCAAATTACAAACAATATATATAAATTATCTATTAAGCTTAATGATGCGAAGGTTGCCTTTGCAAACTCTGATAAAGATTTAGCAGCTGCAATGGGATTGGCTAGTGGGGCTGTGCTATATAGAGGCAATGATGATGAGGATTTAAATAAAGTATTAAAAGAAACTGATAAAACTACAAAAGAAGTTGATGGTCTTTTAAAAGAATTTGATAAATTTGAAAAGGAAGAAGAAATAGAGAAAAAAGCGTGGTATAATAAGCCTGCTAAGGAAGATATATTTGATAAAGTAGAGTATTGGTTTACTGGAAAAAAACCAAGGGTTAGAACTCAAGGTGAAGAAGTAATAGCCGCACAGTACACAGAAATGGCATTTAGTAATCAAAATTTTGCAGCTGAACTTCAAAGTGAATTTGAAATTGGTGCTAGAGGTCTTGCTAGCATGGACAGAATAAATGAAGTTATGGAAAACAGCGAAGAAATGCCAGTGGTTAATGTGGGGAAGAATCAGGGTATTAGTAATATTAATAATAAATATAGTTTATCAGGGCAAGAACATTATGATGCACTAAAAAGTATTTTTGGTAATGGTAATGTGGAGTGGACATCTAGGAATACAATTAGCAATTATGAAAAGTTAAAGTTATCCAATTGGTCATGGCCACCTAATGATGAGTTGTATTTAAAGTATAAAGATGTTTATAATAACGATTTGTATTATAATCAGGTTACAGGAAATATTAATTGGCCACCTAATAATGGGTTCGTTGATGAATTTCCCGGATATGAAATATTGAATTCAGGTATATTATTGGATAGGTATGGTGAACCTACAGGAAATTTTTTTGCACCAGCATCAGACTCTTATGAAATAAGAGCATTAGCCCCACATAGTGAAACTGCAAATCATTATTATTATAGAGCTACAAAAGATTTTGAAGTTACATCTGGTAAAGCAGCGCCTTGGTTTGGAAGTCCAGGGGGAGCAAAACAATATATTAAATATAACGAAGATGGGAAAATTTACACAATAAACGAATTAATGGACAAAGGTTTAATTGAAGATATAACTGATATGGTTAAGAAAGGTTTAGAAAAATGA
- a CDS encoding exo-beta-N-acetylmuramidase NamZ family protein: MVKTGIDNISEYMDIFKGKSVGLITNTTGYNSEFKSTIDIFNEKTDLKALYSPEHGIRGEVQAGEKVKGDVDYKTGIKIYSLYGKKRKPSKEVLKDIDVLVFDIQDVGARFYTYLYTMSYAMESCKEFGKEFVVLDRPNPINGVDVEGNLLDLKYKSFVGRYSIPQRYGLTMGEMARLFNEEFSIGCTLNIVKMTGWQRDMYYEDTGLNWIMPSPNMPTVDTAVVYPGTCIFEGTNISEGRGTTKPFEIIGAPWLDAGRLSDKMNAFGFEGVKFREVAFRPTFSKHMGSLCYGVQIHVTDRKVYKPVKVGLFLYEVIRQESGEYFQFTSLSRGRITKYGIDCLIGDSSIKEAEISAEDIYKRWKSESDEFIKLKNKYSIYGLAKN; this comes from the coding sequence ATGGTTAAAACAGGCATAGATAACATAAGTGAGTACATGGACATTTTCAAAGGAAAAAGCGTAGGGCTTATAACTAATACAACGGGTTACAACAGTGAATTTAAAAGTACCATAGATATTTTCAATGAAAAAACGGATTTAAAAGCACTATATTCTCCTGAGCACGGAATAAGGGGAGAAGTTCAAGCCGGTGAGAAGGTTAAGGGTGATGTGGATTATAAAACAGGAATAAAAATTTATAGTCTTTACGGTAAAAAAAGAAAACCTTCTAAAGAGGTGCTAAAGGATATAGATGTTCTTGTGTTTGATATTCAAGATGTTGGTGCTAGGTTTTATACTTATCTCTATACTATGTCCTATGCCATGGAAAGCTGCAAGGAGTTTGGAAAAGAGTTTGTAGTACTAGATAGGCCTAATCCTATTAACGGAGTAGATGTTGAGGGAAATCTTTTAGACTTAAAGTATAAATCTTTTGTAGGACGCTATTCTATACCGCAGAGATATGGACTTACAATGGGAGAAATGGCTAGACTTTTTAATGAGGAGTTTTCCATAGGCTGCACACTTAATATTGTAAAAATGACAGGTTGGCAAAGAGACATGTATTATGAAGATACTGGACTAAATTGGATTATGCCATCGCCCAATATGCCTACAGTTGATACAGCAGTAGTGTACCCTGGAACTTGTATTTTTGAAGGAACTAATATTTCAGAAGGGAGAGGTACTACTAAGCCCTTTGAAATCATTGGAGCTCCTTGGCTTGATGCTGGAAGACTTTCAGATAAAATGAATGCTTTTGGCTTTGAAGGGGTTAAATTTAGAGAAGTAGCTTTTAGGCCAACGTTTTCTAAACACATGGGAAGTCTTTGCTATGGGGTACAAATCCATGTGACAGATAGAAAAGTGTATAAGCCAGTTAAGGTAGGGCTTTTTCTTTATGAAGTTATAAGACAAGAAAGCGGAGAGTATTTTCAGTTTACTAGCTTAAGTAGGGGAAGAATAACAAAGTATGGTATTGATTGTTTGATTGGAGATAGCAGTATAAAAGAGGCTGAGATTTCAGCAGAGGATATATATAAAAGGTGGAAGAGTGAAAGTGATGAGTTCATTAAATTAAAAAATAAATACTCTATATATGGTTTAGCTAAAAATTAA
- a CDS encoding GNAT family N-acetyltransferase: MEFREIDNIEEIVELWNRNLGVAYPMELKLFKQNYYSDPQKKKIIGALDDEKLVGFVIYKQWTHKSGELEANTEIGYINSIIVDISYRNHGIGTKLMDIAEKKLAEKGVKLIRLGSDTYHFFPGVPLECLASENFFSSRNFVINESFYDLIGDISKLDLKVPLVKGNFQVRIMNTEDKEGLFNFLKRSFSGRWYEEFMEFFNIGMEERDIVIVKNSDEVIGFAHIYDNKSNFIGPSIYWSSLLSENYGGLGPIGVDKAYRNRGLGMFLLYKSLEILKKRKVEKMVIDWTERDIINFYGKFNFMPWKEYKKAFKEVK; the protein is encoded by the coding sequence ATGGAATTTAGGGAGATAGATAACATAGAGGAAATTGTAGAACTTTGGAATAGAAATCTAGGTGTAGCATATCCTATGGAGCTTAAGCTGTTTAAACAAAATTACTATAGTGATCCTCAAAAGAAAAAAATAATAGGAGCTTTAGATGATGAGAAATTAGTGGGCTTTGTAATATATAAGCAGTGGACACATAAAAGTGGTGAGCTTGAGGCAAATACTGAAATAGGATATATAAATTCAATTATAGTGGATATTAGTTATAGAAATCATGGAATTGGGACTAAGCTTATGGATATAGCTGAGAAAAAGCTTGCAGAAAAGGGGGTGAAGCTCATTCGTTTGGGAAGTGATACCTACCATTTCTTTCCGGGGGTACCTTTAGAATGCTTAGCTTCAGAAAATTTTTTTTCAAGTAGGAATTTTGTAATAAATGAGAGCTTTTATGATCTTATAGGTGATATATCAAAGCTTGACCTAAAAGTGCCTTTAGTAAAAGGAAATTTTCAGGTTAGGATAATGAACACTGAAGATAAAGAAGGGCTCTTTAATTTTTTGAAAAGAAGCTTTAGTGGAAGATGGTATGAGGAATTTATGGAGTTCTTTAATATAGGTATGGAAGAAAGAGACATTGTAATTGTAAAGAATAGTGATGAAGTAATAGGGTTTGCACATATATATGATAATAAAAGTAATTTTATAGGTCCATCTATTTATTGGAGTAGTCTTCTCTCTGAAAATTATGGAGGGCTCGGACCTATAGGAGTGGATAAAGCATATAGAAATCGTGGACTTGGAATGTTTTTGTTATATAAATCCTTAGAAATCCTTAAAAAACGAAAGGTTGAAAAGATGGTCATAGATTGGACAGAAAGAGATATTATAAATTTTTATGGTAAGTTTAATTTTATGCCTTGGAAGGAGTATAAGAAGGCATTTAAAGAGGTGAAGTAG
- a CDS encoding N-acetylglucosamine kinase, with amino-acid sequence MKYVIGIDGGGTKTHMKIASLSCKIMVEGVKGPSNIEAAEVKEVQKVFKELIYEGIEKLGEPLSECRCICVGAAGIDREEDKTIIEGMIKNLGYKGKIIVVNDAEIALTGGTEKREGIIVISGTGSICYGRDESGKSVRAGGWGHIIGDEGSGYDIGIKAIKAALKSYDKRGEETVLEKEVIKFLNLKCHESLIYFIYRSGISKKEIASLTRVVNSASLKGDKVSKKILKDAANELFLSVKAVVTALNMEEKEVFLTTTGGAITNINYLYDEFKENVNKAYPKIKVIPMKNDAAFGAVITARGALDGI; translated from the coding sequence ATGAAATATGTTATAGGAATAGATGGGGGAGGAACTAAAACACACATGAAAATAGCCTCTCTTTCATGCAAAATTATGGTAGAGGGAGTTAAGGGACCGTCTAATATAGAAGCAGCAGAAGTTAAGGAGGTTCAAAAGGTCTTTAAAGAACTAATATATGAAGGAATAGAAAAGTTAGGAGAACCACTTAGTGAATGTAGGTGTATATGTGTTGGAGCAGCAGGGATAGATAGGGAAGAGGATAAGACTATAATAGAAGGTATGATAAAAAACTTAGGCTACAAAGGAAAAATTATAGTTGTAAATGATGCAGAAATAGCTTTAACCGGGGGAACGGAAAAGAGAGAAGGAATTATAGTTATAAGTGGAACTGGTTCTATATGTTACGGAAGAGATGAAAGCGGAAAAAGTGTTCGTGCTGGTGGCTGGGGACATATTATAGGCGATGAGGGTAGTGGATATGATATAGGAATAAAAGCAATAAAAGCCGCGCTAAAAAGCTATGACAAAAGAGGAGAAGAGACAGTTTTAGAAAAAGAGGTTATAAAGTTTTTAAATTTAAAGTGCCATGAAAGTTTGATATATTTTATATACAGAAGTGGGATTTCCAAAAAAGAAATAGCTAGCTTAACAAGGGTTGTAAATAGTGCTAGTCTGAAGGGAGACAAGGTTTCTAAAAAAATACTTAAGGACGCTGCAAATGAACTGTTTTTAAGTGTTAAGGCGGTAGTAACAGCCCTTAACATGGAAGAAAAAGAAGTGTTTTTGACTACCACAGGTGGAGCTATAACCAATATTAACTATTTATATGATGAGTTTAAAGAAAATGTAAATAAAGCTTATCCTAAAATTAAAGTGATTCCTATGAAAAATGATGCTGCTTTTGGTGCTGTAATCACAGCAAGGGGTGCTTTGGATGGAATTTAG
- a CDS encoding glycoside hydrolase family 3 protein, whose product MVDIEKLPLDIKIGQMIMAGFPSRVYDSEIEELIKNEKVGNFILFGENLENEKQIVELTSNLQKGINKYIKIPGIISTDQEGGIVTRVKTTSLMFPGNMAFAAAREARSTFKEGKIVGKELRALGINMNLAPVMDVNCNSRNPVIGTRSYGDNPKKVAEFGVDLIKGLKESLVISVAKHFPGHGDTEVDSHLNLPTVKHKLDRLNRVELFPFRVAIKEGIDAIMSAHVLFEAIEPNRLPSTLSFRVLTGLLRGKLGFEGMIITDCMEMDAIAKVYGSDKAAVMAIKAGADLICISHTAVVQKACIHAIKTAVKNGEISEQRINESVRRILKTKEKYHISESISKNKYNHNNFFIEKISDRSITVLKDDKKLIPLKGKCIFIATKAAALTGAEDKIKEENIFISKAYEKFGGNKFEMQINPNKASINRIVKECTKADRVVIGLYNASNNSGQRELVHEINKVNPNIVLVALRNPYDYLYFKDFSTYINVYDYTSMSVKSVIKVLAGEIKALGVSPIEL is encoded by the coding sequence GTGGTAGATATTGAAAAGCTTCCTTTAGATATAAAAATAGGACAAATGATAATGGCAGGTTTTCCTTCAAGGGTTTATGATTCTGAAATAGAGGAATTAATTAAAAATGAAAAAGTAGGTAATTTCATATTGTTTGGAGAAAATCTAGAGAATGAAAAGCAGATAGTAGAGCTTACAAGTAATTTGCAAAAGGGCATTAATAAGTACATTAAAATTCCAGGCATTATAAGTACAGATCAAGAAGGAGGAATAGTTACAAGAGTTAAAACGACAAGCCTTATGTTTCCTGGTAATATGGCTTTTGCGGCAGCAAGAGAAGCTAGAAGCACCTTTAAAGAAGGGAAAATTGTAGGAAAAGAGCTTAGGGCTTTGGGGATAAATATGAATCTAGCACCAGTTATGGATGTTAACTGTAATTCTAGGAACCCAGTTATAGGGACTAGGTCTTATGGAGATAATCCGAAGAAGGTAGCTGAATTTGGTGTAGATTTGATAAAAGGCTTAAAAGAAAGTTTAGTGATTTCAGTTGCAAAACATTTCCCAGGACATGGAGATACAGAAGTAGATTCGCACTTGAATTTACCTACAGTTAAACATAAGCTTGATAGACTTAACAGAGTTGAACTTTTTCCTTTTAGGGTGGCAATTAAGGAAGGGATAGATGCTATAATGTCAGCTCATGTGCTTTTTGAAGCTATAGAACCAAATAGACTTCCTTCTACGCTTTCATTTAGAGTGCTTACAGGGCTTTTAAGAGGTAAGCTTGGGTTTGAGGGAATGATAATAACAGATTGCATGGAAATGGATGCAATAGCTAAGGTTTATGGAAGTGACAAAGCGGCAGTTATGGCAATAAAGGCAGGAGCGGATTTAATTTGTATATCACATACTGCAGTAGTACAAAAAGCCTGCATTCATGCAATAAAAACAGCAGTAAAAAATGGAGAAATTTCAGAACAAAGAATAAACGAATCTGTAAGAAGAATACTTAAAACAAAAGAAAAATACCACATTTCAGAAAGCATATCTAAAAATAAATACAACCATAATAATTTTTTTATAGAGAAAATAAGTGATAGAAGTATAACAGTTCTAAAGGATGATAAAAAGCTAATTCCATTAAAGGGAAAGTGCATTTTTATAGCTACAAAAGCAGCAGCTCTTACAGGAGCGGAGGATAAGATAAAAGAAGAAAATATTTTTATTAGTAAAGCTTATGAAAAATTTGGTGGAAATAAGTTTGAAATGCAAATAAATCCAAATAAAGCTTCGATAAATAGAATAGTAAAAGAATGCACAAAGGCAGATAGAGTGGTAATAGGGCTTTATAATGCAAGTAATAATAGTGGGCAAAGAGAACTTGTCCATGAAATAAATAAGGTTAATCCTAACATAGTTTTAGTTGCATTAAGAAATCCCTATGATTATTTATATTTTAAGGATTTTTCAACTTATATAAATGTTTATGATTACACTAGTATGTCAGTTAAAAGTGTCATAAAGGTTTTAGCAGGAGAGATAAAGGCTTTAGGAGTATCGCCAATTGAGCTTTAA